A genomic segment from Deinococcus yavapaiensis KR-236 encodes:
- a CDS encoding ABC transporter substrate-binding protein — translation MVSLLAARRLPLILTLSLAATSVGVAAPLRFGVITSITGRGASVGAQQLAGFAAGVAEIKRRKLFGDRQVTLIVQDDASSVPQAVLAANSLAARNVRLIFSFDAIHGAKPLASFATKQRLPLVFLEGRGSFGASPFVVRLSGVKLGAKTAAPVFRKQLGKNATSAAAVRAYLGLLAAATALHDRDAERRDALPQALTDVAMPSSYGTVRFTSNSAALASTGARPR, via the coding sequence ATGGTTTCTTTGCTTGCCGCTCGGCGCTTGCCCCTGATCCTCACCCTTTCGCTCGCCGCGACTTCCGTCGGCGTTGCCGCTCCCCTCCGCTTCGGTGTCATCACGTCCATCACGGGCCGTGGCGCGTCCGTCGGCGCTCAACAACTCGCCGGTTTCGCGGCAGGCGTCGCCGAGATAAAACGCCGCAAGCTCTTCGGCGATCGGCAAGTGACTCTCATTGTGCAAGACGACGCGTCCAGCGTCCCGCAAGCCGTTCTCGCCGCGAACAGTTTGGCGGCCCGAAACGTACGACTGATCTTCTCCTTCGACGCCATTCATGGCGCCAAGCCCTTGGCGAGCTTCGCGACGAAACAGCGGCTACCGCTCGTCTTCCTCGAGGGGCGCGGCTCCTTCGGCGCGTCTCCCTTCGTCGTTCGCCTCTCGGGCGTGAAGCTCGGCGCCAAGACCGCGGCGCCCGTTTTTCGCAAGCAACTCGGCAAGAACGCGACCTCCGCGGCCGCCGTTCGTGCGTACCTCGGCCTGCTCGCCGCGGCCACCGCCCTTCACGACCGGGACGCCGAGCGCCGCGACGCCTTACCGCAAGCTTTGACCGACGTGGCGATGCCGTCGTCGTACGGCACGGTTCGCTTCACCTCTAATTCCGCGGCGCTCGCTTCGACCGGCGCTCGCCCGCGATGA
- a CDS encoding EAL domain-containing protein codes for MNTLCDCQSIRAAELPDALAVRASSIHVHRKLHASLHAFDVPFELHGDTFVITTSAASTLRGLLDTFSLNERADLHAAPHTDNRTDAWQSAPLHLWLHRLATPWFADVAKHLHFHLQPIVRLTSGEVYGYEALARGRLDSVELGAAVLLEAAAAHGQARAFDAHARRHAIGTAYPLLQPHELLFINFAPGVVYNPDICLQTTFQACRDVNADFSRLLFEVTESEAFPDLTLLKAILERYRAQGAKVALDDLGAGYTSLTFLETLRPDIVKLDRALIRGLHDADPRVDLVAALVRFAHELGVQVVIEGVETERELRFAQELGADFAQGYFLGRPTSRPAGLATPAAAFWSSVQA; via the coding sequence ATGAATACCTTGTGCGATTGTCAAAGCATCCGAGCGGCCGAGCTTCCCGACGCGCTCGCCGTACGCGCTTCATCCATTCACGTTCACCGCAAGCTGCACGCGTCCTTGCACGCCTTCGACGTTCCCTTCGAGCTTCACGGCGACACCTTCGTCATAACGACGAGCGCCGCGAGCACCTTGCGCGGCTTGCTCGACACCTTCTCGCTCAACGAGCGCGCCGACCTTCACGCCGCTCCACACACCGACAACCGCACGGACGCTTGGCAATCCGCGCCGCTTCACCTGTGGCTGCATCGCCTCGCCACTCCTTGGTTCGCCGACGTGGCCAAACACCTTCACTTTCACCTTCAACCGATCGTGCGCCTCACGAGCGGTGAAGTGTACGGGTACGAAGCGCTCGCTCGAGGCCGCCTCGACAGCGTGGAACTGGGCGCGGCCGTCCTCCTCGAAGCGGCCGCGGCGCACGGTCAGGCGCGCGCCTTCGACGCCCACGCCCGTCGACACGCCATCGGCACCGCCTACCCGTTGCTCCAACCTCACGAACTGCTGTTCATCAACTTCGCGCCGGGCGTGGTCTACAACCCCGACATCTGCTTGCAAACCACGTTCCAAGCCTGCCGTGACGTGAACGCCGATTTCTCCCGCCTGCTGTTCGAGGTCACCGAAAGCGAAGCCTTCCCGGACTTGACGTTGCTCAAAGCAATTCTCGAGCGATACCGAGCACAAGGCGCCAAAGTCGCGCTCGACGACCTTGGGGCGGGCTATACCAGCTTGACGTTCCTCGAAACGCTTCGGCCCGACATCGTGAAGCTCGACCGAGCGCTCATCCGTGGGTTGCACGACGCCGATCCGCGCGTCGATCTCGTGGCGGCGCTCGTACGCTTCGCGCACGAACTGGGCGTGCAAGTCGTGATCGAAGGCGTGGAAACCGAGCGCGAACTGCGCTTCGCGCAGGAACTCGGCGCGGACTTCGCGCAAGGCTACTTTCTCGGTCGTCCAACTTCGCGTCCCGCCGGACTCGCCACGCCCGCCGCCGCGTTCTGGTCGAGTGTGCAAGCATGA
- a CDS encoding sensor domain-containing diguanylate cyclase produces the protein MPPLSPSVLAAALEHAGIGILITDDRRRVLYVNETFTRDTGYSLDDIRGLSCAVLQGPGTNPADVEVLRGALDRAEPIEQVLLNYRKDGTPLWYKVRIRPMFEDGTLRYFVGVQENYTPLKDLQRQLEHAANTDSLTDLGNRRAFELHLAELEKRAHPFAIVILDVNNLKHVNDSFGHAAGDALIERVASGLRAACDTQERAFRLGGDEFSWLVPLAEAHALTHSLERLYEELKRQGIARQEISVGAAIFPIENLDVWSAVRLADCRMYEQKDALKASTPRA, from the coding sequence ATGCCACCGTTGAGTCCGAGCGTTCTCGCCGCCGCGCTCGAACACGCCGGCATCGGCATTCTCATCACGGACGATCGTCGCCGCGTCTTGTACGTCAACGAGACTTTCACGCGCGACACCGGCTACTCCCTGGACGACATCCGGGGCCTCAGTTGCGCCGTCCTGCAAGGCCCGGGCACGAACCCTGCGGACGTCGAGGTGCTGCGCGGAGCGCTCGACCGCGCCGAACCGATCGAACAAGTCTTGCTGAACTACCGCAAGGACGGCACGCCGCTGTGGTACAAGGTGCGCATCCGCCCGATGTTCGAAGACGGCACGCTGCGGTACTTCGTCGGCGTGCAAGAAAACTACACGCCGCTCAAGGACTTGCAGCGTCAGTTGGAGCACGCGGCGAACACCGACAGCCTCACCGACCTCGGCAATCGCCGCGCCTTCGAACTGCATCTCGCCGAGCTCGAGAAGCGCGCGCACCCCTTCGCGATCGTGATCCTCGACGTCAACAACCTCAAGCACGTGAACGACAGCTTCGGGCACGCTGCGGGCGACGCGCTCATCGAGCGTGTCGCGAGCGGTCTGCGCGCCGCTTGCGATACTCAGGAGCGCGCGTTTCGATTGGGCGGCGACGAGTTCTCGTGGCTCGTCCCCCTCGCCGAGGCTCACGCGTTGACGCACAGCTTGGAGCGGTTGTACGAAGAGTTGAAACGGCAAGGAATCGCTCGACAAGAAATCAGCGTAGGCGCGGCGATCTTCCCGATCGAGAATCTTGACGTGTGGAGCGCGGTGCGCTTGGCCGACTGCAGGATGTACGAGCAGAAAGACGCCCTGAAGGCGTCTACGCCGCGCGCGTGA
- a CDS encoding DUF1517 domain-containing protein produces the protein MLFVMSLFVAFAVISSLVDWVKARRRSPQAVQVQVLLTDGAKVKAQLQKLAQSHDPDRPGGLLTLLRESALLLLRHKGDWAYGTLERRRAGNLSGAASVVGGWAARARAAFETQTTSQYQDGNAHKGFVGTRKNQGRPGGTYLAVTLAASTVDTTNFKVARGTPESLETALLALAGVEEGQLGRLEVVWSPDAEGEFLNEDEAIRRYPALTRL, from the coding sequence GTGCTGTTCGTGATGAGCTTGTTCGTCGCCTTTGCGGTGATTTCCTCGCTGGTCGACTGGGTGAAGGCGCGGCGGCGCTCTCCTCAGGCCGTGCAGGTGCAAGTGCTGCTCACGGACGGCGCGAAGGTCAAGGCGCAACTCCAGAAGCTCGCGCAATCGCACGATCCGGACCGGCCAGGCGGTCTGCTCACCTTGCTGCGCGAAAGTGCGCTGCTGCTGCTGCGGCACAAAGGAGATTGGGCCTACGGCACCTTGGAACGGCGCCGGGCAGGTAACCTTTCGGGCGCGGCGAGCGTGGTGGGCGGGTGGGCGGCGCGCGCACGGGCGGCCTTCGAGACCCAGACGACGAGTCAGTATCAGGATGGAAACGCCCACAAGGGCTTCGTCGGAACTCGAAAGAATCAAGGTCGACCGGGCGGCACGTACCTCGCAGTGACCCTGGCGGCCTCGACGGTGGACACGACCAACTTCAAGGTGGCGCGTGGCACGCCCGAGAGCTTGGAAACGGCCCTGCTCGCGCTGGCGGGCGTGGAGGAGGGGCAATTGGGCCGCTTGGAGGTCGTTTGGAGCCCGGACGCCGAGGGCGAGTTCTTGAACGAGGACGAGGCCATCCGCCGCTACCCTGCCTTGACGCGGTTGTAA
- a CDS encoding nuclear transport factor 2 family protein — protein sequence MIATNSRETVQSLYDAFSRGDVPAVLGNLDPEVEWIEAEGGPYPGTSRGPEAVLQNVFMKLGTEWDRFTVTPHQLVDDGETVVMLGEYSGTYKATGKSIRIPVAHAWTVRGGKITRFVQYTDTMLFQRALAHS from the coding sequence ATGATCGCAACCAACAGTCGCGAAACCGTTCAATCACTTTACGACGCCTTCTCCCGTGGCGATGTCCCCGCGGTGCTCGGAAACCTTGACCCGGAGGTGGAATGGATCGAAGCTGAAGGCGGTCCGTACCCTGGCACCTCGCGTGGTCCCGAGGCCGTGCTGCAGAACGTGTTCATGAAGCTTGGGACGGAGTGGGATCGCTTTACCGTCACGCCTCATCAACTCGTGGACGACGGCGAGACCGTGGTGATGCTCGGCGAGTACAGCGGGACGTACAAGGCGACCGGAAAGAGCATTCGCATTCCGGTCGCGCACGCTTGGACCGTTCGTGGCGGCAAGATCACCCGCTTCGTGCAGTACACCGACACGATGCTGTTCCAACGAGCGCTCGCGCACTCGTAA
- a CDS encoding IS1/IS1595 family N-terminal zinc-binding domain-containing protein: MNGVTCPRCASVTIVKNGHAHTGKQRFLCRACTFQFTFDHARPRISDDTEPSSTVC, encoded by the coding sequence ATGAACGGAGTGACGTGCCCGCGCTGCGCTTCCGTCACCATCGTCAAAAACGGCCATGCCCACACCGGCAAGCAACGCTTCCTCTGCCGAGCCTGCACCTTTCAATTCACGTTCGATCATGCCCGCCCTCGCATTTCTGACGACACAGAGCCCTCGTCAACCGTTTGTTGA
- a CDS encoding AAA family ATPase, with protein sequence MDTLINLLATTWHDIVTTLHRTLASNELAQGGLLLGALGALAATLRTFPGRLWEAFKNRFTLTLDVQGDDHAFPWLAAWLAAQPVGRHLRHLGVVTRFNEHMGGQNLTLGTDRDGDAVHVRLVPLGGQVLLRYRGHWVLARPSRERRDGQDRKFLGYTHALTFRMFASARNVIPQLLQDAYDFTAGRHDGRVEIHVPEYQGWNLAERRAARPLSSLVYDGDVLQRARGDLAAFLADRAWYAEVGIPYRRGYLLHGPPGNGKSSLVAALAGEFGLGVCILNLATPELSDDRLVALLSNLPRRAVILLEDIDAVFHGRAPRTPSVKLSFNGLLNALDGVAAGEDGRVTFMTTNHLEHLDAALIRPGRADVHVFLGNASRAQVAGMLRRFWPDVTEGVVRELAHRVPDGAVSMAAVQEFLLARRGDFDAVQRDWNAWLVSVHKGCPTKLRLLSA encoded by the coding sequence ATGGACACCTTGATCAACCTCCTTGCAACCACCTGGCATGACATCGTGACGACCTTGCACCGCACGCTCGCCTCGAACGAGCTGGCCCAAGGCGGCCTCCTCCTCGGCGCGCTCGGCGCGCTCGCCGCCACCCTACGCACCTTTCCAGGACGACTATGGGAAGCCTTCAAGAACCGCTTCACCCTCACGCTCGACGTGCAAGGCGACGACCACGCCTTTCCCTGGCTCGCCGCGTGGCTGGCCGCGCAACCCGTCGGGCGGCACTTGCGCCACCTCGGCGTGGTGACGCGCTTCAACGAGCACATGGGCGGCCAGAACCTCACGCTCGGCACCGACCGTGACGGGGACGCCGTGCACGTGCGCCTCGTGCCGCTGGGCGGGCAGGTGCTGCTGCGTTACCGCGGCCACTGGGTGCTCGCGCGTCCAAGCCGGGAGCGGCGCGACGGGCAGGACCGCAAGTTCCTCGGCTACACGCACGCGTTGACCTTCCGCATGTTCGCCTCGGCGCGCAACGTGATTCCGCAACTTCTGCAAGACGCGTACGACTTCACCGCCGGGCGGCACGACGGCCGCGTGGAAATCCACGTACCCGAGTACCAGGGGTGGAACCTCGCCGAGCGGCGCGCGGCACGCCCATTGTCGAGCCTCGTGTACGACGGGGACGTCTTGCAGCGTGCGCGCGGAGACCTCGCGGCGTTCCTGGCAGATCGCGCGTGGTACGCCGAGGTCGGCATTCCGTACCGCCGCGGGTACTTGCTGCACGGCCCGCCCGGCAACGGCAAATCGAGCCTCGTGGCGGCGCTCGCCGGGGAGTTCGGGCTCGGCGTGTGCATTCTCAACCTCGCGACGCCCGAGCTGAGCGACGACCGTCTCGTGGCGTTGCTGAGCAACTTGCCGCGCCGCGCGGTGATTTTGCTCGAAGACATCGACGCGGTCTTTCACGGGCGCGCGCCGAGAACGCCGAGCGTGAAGCTGTCCTTCAACGGCCTCTTGAACGCCTTGGACGGCGTGGCGGCCGGGGAGGACGGGCGGGTGACGTTCATGACGACGAATCACCTGGAGCATCTCGACGCGGCGCTGATTCGACCGGGCCGCGCGGACGTGCACGTGTTCCTGGGAAACGCGTCGAGGGCGCAAGTGGCGGGCATGCTGCGCCGCTTCTGGCCGGACGTGACGGAGGGCGTGGTGCGAGAACTCGCGCATCGCGTGCCGGACGGCGCGGTGAGCATGGCGGCGGTTCAGGAGTTCCTGCTGGCGCGCCGCGGTGACTTCGACGCGGTGCAGCGTGACTGGAATGCTTGGCTGGTCTCGGTGCACAAAGGCTGCCCGACGAAGTTACGCCTCCTCAGCGCGTAA
- a CDS encoding PQQ-dependent sugar dehydrogenase, with the protein MQTRDARPRQHRHPLQHRVARTTASFRRAASVLTGTLCLTALTAASGQGIASKLNVPSGFHVTEYASGFESPRLLAVAPNGDVFVSDMGAGTVFVLPDRNRDGKPDGKSAFATGLRQPHGLAFHNGYLYVANTDAVVRFAYKSGDTKASGAAQKLVDLPSGSGHSTRTVTFGRDGRMYVSIGSSCNVCEESDPRRAAVWAYDANGKNGKAYATGLRNAVGLEWFGGTLYATNNGRDMLGDDIPPESFYKLQAGGNYGWPYCYTLSGKQVFDQQFGRKTAAVCTNATPAFATVTAHSAPLGLAFYTGTKFPTAYRNQMFVALHGSWNRTERTGYKVVMVNPQTGEAQDFVTGFLDGQTVRGRPVDLAVLPDGAMLLTDDDNGVIYRITYGQ; encoded by the coding sequence ATGCAGACTCGTGACGCTCGACCTCGCCAGCATCGACACCCCCTTCAGCATCGAGTCGCACGGACGACGGCTTCCTTCCGACGCGCCGCGTCCGTCCTGACCGGCACCCTCTGCCTCACGGCCCTGACGGCGGCGTCCGGTCAGGGAATCGCGAGCAAGCTGAACGTTCCGAGCGGCTTTCACGTCACGGAGTACGCGAGCGGCTTCGAGAGCCCTCGCCTGCTCGCCGTCGCACCCAACGGGGACGTGTTCGTCAGCGACATGGGAGCGGGCACGGTCTTCGTCCTCCCGGACCGCAACCGAGACGGAAAGCCCGACGGCAAGTCCGCCTTCGCCACGGGATTACGCCAGCCACACGGGTTGGCATTCCACAACGGGTATCTGTACGTCGCGAACACCGACGCGGTCGTGCGATTCGCGTACAAGTCCGGGGACACGAAAGCGAGCGGGGCAGCCCAGAAGTTGGTCGATCTTCCGTCCGGCAGCGGGCACAGCACGCGAACGGTCACGTTCGGGCGGGACGGGCGGATGTACGTTTCCATCGGCAGCAGCTGCAACGTCTGCGAGGAGAGCGACCCGCGGCGTGCCGCCGTGTGGGCGTACGACGCGAACGGCAAAAACGGCAAGGCGTACGCGACAGGGCTGCGCAACGCCGTGGGACTGGAATGGTTCGGCGGCACCCTGTACGCCACCAATAACGGCCGTGACATGCTCGGCGACGACATCCCGCCGGAAAGCTTCTACAAACTCCAAGCCGGGGGGAATTACGGCTGGCCGTACTGCTACACCTTGAGCGGCAAGCAAGTGTTCGATCAGCAGTTCGGACGGAAGACCGCCGCGGTCTGCACGAACGCCACCCCGGCCTTCGCGACGGTCACAGCGCACAGCGCGCCGCTCGGCTTGGCGTTCTACACGGGCACGAAGTTCCCCACCGCCTACCGCAACCAGATGTTCGTAGCGCTGCACGGCTCTTGGAACCGCACCGAACGCACCGGGTACAAGGTCGTGATGGTGAATCCACAGACCGGGGAGGCCCAGGACTTCGTCACCGGCTTTCTGGACGGGCAAACCGTTCGTGGCCGCCCCGTGGATCTCGCGGTCCTGCCGGACGGCGCCATGCTGCTCACGGACGACGATAACGGCGTCATCTACCGCATCACCTACGGTCAGTAA
- a CDS encoding UvrD-helicase domain-containing protein translates to MSLTDAQARAAHAAGSVAVVAGAGSGKTHMLVARFLHHLEAHGLSPLEVVAVTFTEKAATELRARVRRGVQSARPDDFEALAELEAAPIGTLHALCGRIVRDHPRSAGVRADARVIDEQERAAWLDEHFALALAALPPRLFTRLPYSRLSEVLRALLGDPLTAQRAFAVGGESWSVWAAQARRDAAHALTSEPTWREALRTLQAVLGEEGDRVEDARRTALDSARRLLDDPSTHAEVLRTLDLRGGSAKAWPDGALASVKDALKTIKALATDRGDLTLQVGVGDAWWQEALPDVREAFEGVQAELSARKQREGLLDFADLEVHALHALQDEQVRAHYARRWKAFLIDEAQDVNPVQDEILRHLYATARLTVVGDEKQSIYGFRRADVDTFRRARTAVTAEGGEEVALDVSFRTHARLVDACNAVFAPLLGDLHAPLRAARPSSTAVFPIEAHVVDGEESTAEQRRLEAHLVARRVSALLDEGLLVEDRDGPREARPGDVAVLTRTWAALPAIGAALAAHGVPVVAAGSGSLLDTTPARDVVNLLTAVALHDDVALIAVLRSPWCGLSDTTLHTMHRARGERPWLDALAACTDPLARRASEFLRTLEAHRRSWSPSRLVQLADRLGGYSAVLAHLPDAERRLADWRGTLDLLRELERGEEDVFLVVRRLREYLQAGWNVKRPAVASGNAVTLSTMHGAKGLEWPIVVVADLAWTPTSDAPSVLFSPTFGVACRPEGSETELPVPYALQSTLAARREDAEARRLLYVALTRARDHLVLTASKRPPRSLFALLEPGLEAAGVDVQRVVADADDERDASPSASPAPVPSDD, encoded by the coding sequence GTGAGCCTCACGGACGCACAGGCGCGCGCGGCGCACGCGGCGGGCAGCGTCGCCGTCGTCGCCGGGGCGGGCAGCGGGAAGACGCACATGCTCGTCGCGCGCTTCCTGCATCACCTCGAAGCGCACGGCCTGTCCCCGCTGGAGGTCGTGGCGGTGACGTTCACGGAGAAAGCAGCGACGGAACTGCGCGCCCGCGTGCGCCGAGGCGTGCAAAGCGCGCGGCCGGACGACTTCGAGGCGCTCGCGGAGCTGGAAGCCGCGCCGATCGGAACGCTGCACGCCTTGTGCGGCCGCATCGTACGCGACCATCCGCGCTCGGCGGGCGTGCGGGCCGACGCGAGGGTCATCGACGAGCAGGAGCGCGCGGCGTGGCTCGACGAGCACTTCGCGCTCGCGCTCGCCGCCCTGCCGCCACGCCTGTTCACGCGCCTGCCGTACTCGCGGCTTTCCGAGGTGCTGCGCGCCCTGCTCGGCGATCCTCTCACGGCTCAGCGCGCGTTCGCGGTAGGAGGAGAGTCTTGGAGCGTGTGGGCCGCGCAAGCGAGACGAGACGCGGCGCACGCGTTGACGAGCGAGCCGACGTGGCGCGAAGCCCTGCGCACCCTGCAGGCGGTGCTAGGAGAGGAAGGCGACCGCGTAGAGGACGCGCGACGCACCGCACTCGACAGCGCTCGACGTCTCCTCGACGATCCCTCGACGCACGCGGAGGTGTTGCGCACGCTCGACTTGCGCGGCGGAAGCGCCAAAGCGTGGCCGGACGGCGCGCTCGCGAGCGTCAAGGACGCGTTGAAGACCATCAAGGCCCTCGCCACGGATCGCGGTGACCTCACGCTCCAAGTCGGGGTGGGCGACGCGTGGTGGCAAGAAGCGCTTCCGGACGTGCGTGAAGCCTTCGAGGGCGTGCAAGCCGAATTGAGCGCGCGCAAGCAACGCGAGGGACTGCTGGACTTCGCGGACCTCGAAGTGCACGCCCTGCACGCGCTGCAAGACGAGCAGGTCCGCGCGCACTACGCGCGGCGCTGGAAGGCGTTCCTGATCGACGAGGCGCAAGACGTCAACCCCGTTCAAGACGAAATTCTTCGGCACTTGTATGCGACGGCGCGCTTGACCGTCGTGGGCGACGAGAAGCAGAGCATCTACGGTTTTCGTCGCGCGGACGTCGACACCTTTCGCCGCGCCCGCACTGCCGTCACGGCCGAGGGCGGCGAGGAGGTCGCGCTCGACGTGAGCTTCCGCACCCACGCGCGCCTCGTGGACGCGTGCAACGCCGTCTTCGCGCCGCTCCTCGGCGACCTCCACGCGCCGCTGCGCGCCGCGCGCCCTTCGAGCACCGCCGTCTTTCCCATCGAGGCGCACGTCGTGGACGGCGAAGAATCCACGGCCGAGCAGCGACGCTTGGAAGCCCACCTCGTCGCGCGGCGCGTGAGCGCCTTGCTGGACGAGGGCCTGCTCGTGGAGGACCGAGACGGTCCTCGCGAGGCGAGGCCGGGAGACGTGGCGGTGCTGACGCGCACCTGGGCAGCCTTACCGGCGATCGGCGCGGCCCTCGCCGCGCACGGCGTGCCCGTGGTGGCGGCGGGCAGCGGCTCGCTGCTCGACACGACGCCCGCGCGTGACGTCGTCAACCTCCTGACAGCCGTGGCATTGCACGACGACGTCGCGCTGATCGCGGTGCTGCGCTCGCCGTGGTGCGGCCTGAGCGACACCACGCTGCACACCATGCACCGAGCGCGCGGAGAGCGTCCGTGGCTGGACGCGCTGGCGGCGTGCACGGATCCGCTCGCTCGCCGCGCGAGCGAGTTCCTGCGGACGTTGGAAGCGCACCGTCGGTCGTGGTCGCCGAGCCGACTCGTGCAACTCGCCGATCGCCTCGGCGGGTACAGCGCCGTGCTCGCGCACCTGCCGGACGCGGAGCGTCGCCTGGCGGATTGGCGCGGCACCCTCGACCTCCTGCGGGAACTCGAGCGAGGCGAGGAGGACGTGTTCCTCGTGGTGCGTCGCTTGCGTGAGTATCTGCAAGCCGGATGGAACGTGAAGCGTCCGGCGGTGGCGAGCGGAAACGCCGTGACGTTATCGACGATGCACGGCGCGAAAGGCCTCGAGTGGCCGATCGTCGTCGTCGCGGACCTCGCGTGGACGCCGACGAGTGACGCGCCGAGCGTGCTGTTCTCCCCCACCTTCGGCGTGGCGTGCCGACCCGAGGGATCAGAGACCGAGCTGCCCGTGCCGTACGCGCTGCAAAGCACGCTCGCCGCGCGGCGTGAAGATGCCGAAGCGCGCCGCTTGCTGTACGTGGCGCTCACGCGCGCGCGCGACCACCTCGTCCTCACGGCGTCGAAGCGCCCGCCGCGCTCACTGTTCGCCTTGCTCGAACCCGGCTTGGAGGCGGCGGGCGTCGACGTGCAACGGGTCGTGGCCGACGCGGACGACGAGCGTGACGCATCCCCGAGCGCTTCTCCCGCTCCCGTTCCGTCCGACGATTGA